The Clostridium sp. 'White wine YQ' genome contains a region encoding:
- a CDS encoding ABC transporter ATP-binding protein, with amino-acid sequence MKALEIKNLTKKYGDFIAVDNMSLTVEEGEIFGFLGSNGAGKSTTINMISGLLRSNEGNISILGKDIKKNSRFTKMNLGIVPQDIAIYEDLTAYENVKFFAGLYGLRGEELKTKSEEALKFVGLTDKMKEYPKNFSGGMKRRLNIACALAHKPKLIIMDEPTVGIDPQSRNYILESVKELNRMGCTIIYTSHYMEEVEEICSRIAIVDHGKIIADGTKEELKLIVTDTSEHLIKVKSTDKLKEEEIKNINGVKAVKVEEDSVTINSEVEVNNLNKIIQYFINNDIEIKNVETKTPNLETVFLTLTGRTLRD; translated from the coding sequence ATGAAGGCGTTAGAAATTAAAAATCTTACAAAGAAATATGGAGATTTTATTGCAGTAGATAATATGTCATTAACAGTAGAAGAAGGAGAGATATTTGGTTTTCTTGGTTCTAATGGAGCAGGAAAAAGTACGACTATAAATATGATATCTGGGCTTTTAAGAAGTAATGAAGGAAACATTAGTATACTTGGAAAAGATATTAAGAAGAATAGTAGATTTACAAAAATGAATCTAGGAATAGTTCCCCAAGATATAGCTATATATGAAGATTTAACTGCCTATGAAAATGTAAAGTTCTTTGCAGGGTTATATGGCTTAAGAGGAGAAGAACTTAAAACAAAGTCAGAAGAGGCATTAAAATTTGTTGGACTTACTGATAAGATGAAGGAATATCCAAAGAATTTTTCTGGTGGTATGAAAAGAAGACTAAACATAGCTTGTGCGCTAGCTCATAAACCAAAGCTAATAATAATGGATGAACCTACAGTTGGTATAGATCCTCAATCAAGAAACTATATCCTTGAATCAGTTAAGGAATTAAATAGAATGGGTTGCACAATTATTTATACAAGCCACTACATGGAGGAAGTCGAAGAAATCTGCTCTAGAATCGCTATAGTTGATCATGGAAAGATAATTGCAGATGGAACAAAAGAAGAGTTAAAGCTTATAGTAACTGATACTAGTGAACACTTAATAAAAGTTAAGTCTACAGACAAATTAAAAGAAGAAGAAATAAAAAATATAAATGGAGTAAAGGCAGTAAAGGTAGAAGAGGATTCAGTAACGATTAATTCAGAAGTAGAAGTTAATAATCTAAATAAAATAATTCAATATTTTATAAATAACGATATAGAAATAAAAAATGTTGAGACAAAGACACCTAATTTAGAAACTGTATTTTTAACGTTAACTGGAAGAACATTAAGAGATTAA
- a CDS encoding DegV family protein: protein MKDYVIITDSPSDLSADLLNEIEVTSLGLVCLFKGKEYVDDGGITLKYKDFYDGIRNLEQPTTGQINAYRFAEEFTKHVKDGKGIIYIGFSSALSGTFNSSVMARNEVLEEYPDADITLIDSKAASGGEGLLVYLAAKKRQEGCSKEELVSWIEATIPKVNHFFFVDDLNHLKRGGRISSTTAVVGGILNIKPIMYINDAGSLVPFAKAKGRKKATAHLLDDMKKNIVNPEDQTIMVTHSDCFEDAEALAKSIKEDFNVKEVIINYIGTVIGSHTGAGTLAVFFLGENREP, encoded by the coding sequence ATGAAAGATTATGTTATCATAACTGATTCACCTAGTGATTTATCCGCAGATTTACTTAATGAAATTGAAGTCACATCACTTGGATTGGTTTGCTTATTTAAAGGAAAAGAGTATGTAGATGACGGTGGTATAACATTAAAATACAAAGACTTCTATGATGGTATAAGAAATTTAGAACAACCAACTACTGGACAAATTAACGCATATAGATTTGCAGAAGAATTTACTAAACATGTTAAAGACGGAAAAGGAATTATATATATAGGCTTCTCCTCTGCCTTAAGTGGAACTTTTAATAGTTCAGTTATGGCAAGAAATGAAGTGTTAGAAGAATACCCTGATGCAGATATAACCTTAATTGACTCAAAAGCTGCTTCTGGCGGCGAAGGTCTTTTGGTTTACTTAGCTGCTAAGAAAAGACAAGAAGGATGTTCAAAGGAAGAATTGGTTTCTTGGATAGAAGCTACCATACCTAAAGTTAATCATTTCTTCTTTGTTGATGATTTAAATCACTTAAAAAGAGGTGGAAGAATATCTTCAACAACTGCAGTTGTAGGTGGAATATTAAATATTAAGCCTATTATGTATATTAATGATGCAGGATCCCTTGTTCCTTTTGCTAAAGCTAAAGGTAGAAAAAAAGCTACTGCGCACTTATTAGATGATATGAAAAAGAATATTGTTAATCCAGAAGATCAAACAATCATGGTAACTCATTCTGATTGCTTTGAGGATGCTGAAGCTTTAGCTAAGTCTATAAAAGAAGATTTTAATGTAAAAGAAGTAATAATAAATTATATTGGAACTGTAATAGGAAGCCATACAGGTGCTGGAACTCTAGCAGTATTCTTCTTAGGTGAAAATAGAGAACCATAA
- a CDS encoding sensor histidine kinase has protein sequence MVELREESNFYEILGNTLTDYEKKVNLCKDLQGVREDFILNIAHDLRTHLNVVLSVIQLLKIKHKSVNEGDKKWKEYTQTITKSCYKMLKLVNNLIDVTKLENDYFICNKENLDIICLVENIVNSVNEYAKDKNISIIFDTNEEECKMSVDPEVIDRIVMNLLSNAIKFSPKNSEILVNLTVSEEDVKIEFKDQGPGIPKEEMELIFNRFHKVVKNITSEYEGNGIGLNLVYNLVKTHNGNISVYNNKDKGCNFIVTLPRCIDEECGFSRKIKANTKVQVLEIEFSDIY, from the coding sequence ATGGTTGAATTAAGGGAAGAGTCTAATTTTTATGAAATTTTGGGAAATACCTTAACTGATTATGAAAAGAAAGTTAACTTGTGCAAGGATCTTCAAGGTGTAAGAGAAGATTTTATTTTAAATATAGCACATGACCTAAGAACTCACTTAAATGTAGTTTTAAGTGTTATTCAGTTACTTAAAATTAAGCATAAGTCAGTGAATGAGGGTGACAAGAAGTGGAAAGAGTATACACAAACTATTACAAAAAGCTGTTACAAGATGTTAAAGCTTGTGAATAATCTTATTGATGTGACGAAATTAGAAAATGACTATTTTATATGTAATAAGGAAAATCTAGATATTATATGTTTAGTAGAGAATATAGTTAACTCTGTTAATGAATATGCTAAGGATAAAAACATATCTATAATTTTCGATACAAATGAAGAGGAATGCAAAATGTCAGTAGATCCCGAAGTTATTGACAGAATAGTTATGAATCTACTTTCAAATGCAATTAAGTTTTCTCCAAAAAATTCAGAAATTCTAGTTAATCTAACTGTTAGTGAGGAAGATGTAAAGATAGAATTTAAGGATCAAGGTCCTGGAATTCCAAAAGAAGAAATGGAGTTAATATTTAATAGATTCCACAAGGTTGTAAAAAATATTACTTCAGAGTATGAAGGAAATGGAATTGGACTAAATTTAGTATACAATTTAGTAAAAACTCACAATGGAAATATTTCTGTATATAATAATAAAGATAAGGGATGTAACTTTATAGTAACATTACCTAGGTGCATTGATGAAGAATGTGGATTCAGCAGAAAAATAAAAGCAAATACTAAGGTACAAGTATTAGAAATCGAATTTTCGGATATTTACTAG
- a CDS encoding exonuclease SbcCD subunit D yields MKFIHTGDWHIGKIVNEFSMLQDQRFMLNQLVDIIKMEEPSALIIAGDLYDRSVPPADAVELLDEIFNKIIMELKVPILAIAGNHDSPERLSFGSSLLKDSGLHLEGILQSKIRKVNLKDEHGNINFFLMPYGDPAYVRELYGDSEIKTHEDAVKKIIDNIDLNEDERNVLVAHGYVTNMKNTEEEEEDEFMRAGLITSSSERPLSIGGTDLISAGIFEKFNYVALGHLHGPQKVGSDKIRYSGSLLKYSFSEVNQRKGVTVVEIDDKGEVKVDFKQIKPLRDMRIIKGPIKELISPEVYEIGDKEDYIQAILTDQGEVYDPISKLRAVYPNIMALAKENSINEDSSITSAKEGYKDKDKLELFNEFFESIEGRKLTAEQRSYMEVALDTLWKEDK; encoded by the coding sequence ATGAAGTTTATTCATACAGGCGATTGGCACATTGGAAAAATAGTAAATGAATTCAGTATGCTACAAGACCAAAGATTTATGCTTAATCAATTGGTAGATATAATTAAAATGGAAGAACCGTCAGCATTAATTATAGCGGGGGATTTATACGATAGATCAGTTCCACCAGCAGACGCAGTAGAACTGCTAGATGAGATATTTAATAAAATTATAATGGAATTAAAGGTTCCTATATTAGCTATTGCAGGAAATCATGATAGTCCAGAAAGATTATCATTTGGTAGTTCTTTACTTAAGGATAGTGGACTACATTTAGAGGGAATATTACAGAGTAAAATTAGAAAAGTAAACTTAAAGGATGAACATGGAAATATAAACTTCTTTCTTATGCCCTATGGAGATCCTGCATATGTAAGAGAGCTATATGGGGATAGTGAAATAAAGACTCATGAAGATGCTGTAAAAAAGATAATAGATAATATAGATTTAAATGAAGATGAAAGAAATGTTTTAGTAGCTCATGGGTATGTAACAAATATGAAAAATACTGAAGAGGAAGAAGAGGATGAATTTATGAGAGCAGGATTAATAACATCTTCTTCAGAAAGACCTTTATCCATAGGGGGAACGGATTTAATATCAGCAGGTATATTTGAGAAGTTTAATTATGTTGCATTAGGACATTTACATGGACCACAGAAAGTAGGTTCTGACAAAATAAGATACTCAGGATCTCTTCTTAAATACTCTTTTTCAGAGGTTAACCAAAGAAAGGGAGTAACAGTTGTTGAAATAGATGACAAGGGAGAAGTAAAAGTAGATTTTAAACAAATTAAACCTTTAAGGGATATGAGAATAATAAAGGGGCCAATTAAAGAGCTAATTTCTCCAGAAGTATATGAAATTGGAGATAAGGAAGATTACATTCAGGCTATACTTACGGATCAAGGAGAAGTATATGACCCAATATCAAAGCTAAGAGCTGTATATCCTAACATAATGGCTCTAGCAAAAGAAAATAGTATTAATGAAGATTCCAGTATAACATCAGCAAAAGAAGGTTATAAAGATAAGGATAAACTTGAGCTATTTAATGAATTTTTTGAAAGTATTGAAGGAAGAAAATTAACTGCAGAGCAAAGAAGTTATATGGAGGTTGCATTAGATACTTTATGGAAGGAGGATAAATAA
- a CDS encoding ABC transporter permease, whose translation MNIINIALKELKSTLRDTRTLVFMLAFPIILILILGTALSGSSEFSSDKSSISLDKISVVYKDNSDGEFTKYFDEFVKQAEKEGIKFEKTNDEAGAKNQVEKRKYQGFIEVNNDSVKLDENNRTSIEGNIVEGMLKGFIDKYKLVSEVVKVKPQGIGIVISDNSEGSYIKETSLNSKSAPGAIDYYSIAMTTMIGLYGAISACFLIRGERMNKTDTRLIAAPVRKSEILIGKVLGGIGANLLCVLVVMLVSKYAFKANWGSNIGLVILVLLTEVILATSFGLGVSYMTKKPEAPRAIVMLVVQVSSFLGGAYFPITSENSTGILNFLVKLSPLSWNNEAINKLIYTSDSYAVIPSIVINMVVACLFLVISGVIAGRREAL comes from the coding sequence GTGAACATTATAAATATTGCTCTTAAGGAGCTGAAATCTACTTTAAGAGATACTAGAACTCTTGTATTTATGCTAGCTTTTCCAATAATATTGATCTTAATATTAGGTACAGCATTATCAGGATCTAGTGAGTTTAGCAGCGATAAGTCATCTATTTCACTAGATAAGATAAGTGTTGTATATAAGGATAATAGTGATGGAGAATTTACTAAATACTTTGATGAATTTGTGAAACAAGCTGAAAAGGAAGGCATAAAGTTTGAGAAAACAAATGATGAAGCAGGCGCGAAAAATCAAGTTGAAAAACGAAAATACCAAGGGTTTATTGAAGTAAATAACGATAGTGTTAAGTTAGATGAAAATAATAGGACTTCAATAGAAGGCAACATCGTAGAAGGAATGCTAAAAGGCTTTATTGATAAATATAAATTAGTTTCTGAAGTAGTAAAAGTTAAACCTCAAGGGATTGGAATAGTTATAAGTGATAATAGTGAAGGTAGCTATATTAAAGAAACTTCACTAAATTCAAAAAGCGCCCCAGGAGCTATAGATTATTATTCAATAGCAATGACAACTATGATAGGACTATATGGAGCAATCTCAGCTTGTTTCTTAATAAGAGGAGAGAGAATGAATAAAACAGACACTAGGCTCATTGCGGCACCTGTAAGAAAAAGTGAGATATTAATAGGAAAAGTTCTTGGAGGGATAGGGGCTAATTTACTTTGTGTACTTGTAGTTATGCTAGTAAGTAAATATGCATTTAAGGCAAATTGGGGTTCAAATATAGGATTAGTTATATTAGTTCTTTTAACTGAAGTTATATTAGCTACAAGTTTTGGACTTGGAGTAAGTTATATGACTAAAAAGCCAGAAGCGCCTAGAGCAATTGTTATGCTAGTAGTACAAGTATCCTCGTTCTTGGGAGGAGCATATTTCCCAATTACATCAGAAAATAGCACTGGAATTTTAAACTTTTTAGTAAAGTTATCTCCACTTTCTTGGAATAATGAAGCAATAAATAAGCTAATCTATACCTCAGATAGTTATGCTGTTATACCATCAATAGTTATAAATATGGTAGTAGCATGTTTGTTTTTAGTAATATCCGGAGTAATAGCTGGAAGAAGGGAGGCTCTTTAA
- a CDS encoding AAA family ATPase: MRPLKLTISAFGPYASKEVIDFNVLEGRNIFLITGPTGAGKTTIFDAISYALYGEASGTSRTIDNLRSDFANEEDITYVELEFSLRGKNYYVKRVPVQPKKRTTSAELIYPDGSIVTGATNVTKEVIELIRIDKNQFRQIVMLPQGEFRKLLESESKEREKIFREIFGTEEFNRIQFLLNIKKKELEEELKAINERRATNLRNINPGEDTFLMEKIKEKELNVTEVLGLLDTLLDKDRAGLETVSQNKNTINEKLDNLREKYIKAQEGNLKLQEKENLIKEKEVLQNQKEEIVNTEKKITLAKKALEVSFIEKSRNQKKEKLSKLREELILNANRVKDGEIELTNAVKTLEIEEKKEDNKKVLQEKAANLNSIKEKIVAYGEKKKELQSLNINLVKEKEENEALKKKIDLNNAEILKIDEELKETLKAETLKERLESKYREINNSLKEVRELYSAEDKVTKLLEDHNKLAKEYSKVEEEYKKSKTKYEMLDEAFKKGQAGLLASVLIEGDPCPVCGSTEHPKKAIIHEGVPSEKELKESKESLEIINNRLKEKLNETTRVFTSIKEQRENIEGKKLNLKSLFKEEMWNLEGTEALKEIAVIGKELAKDAKNLEDNLKEIKLKISNREKLEKDQKILSEEVEKLKKQQEERESIILNLFGRIQGEEKLVKSFEEEIPEELRSLESLNKSINGLNIQIDNIDKEIKIAREKVTSLKANLSAAHEALVLKQKEIEDTEKELKEVIKEFEDTLKKNSFLSEEEYRECFIAEEVINSLEEKVKVYYQDLKSLSDRLNKSIEECKDLKLEDLEVLNEIIEKEKKVQEDIFNNEKELYTRISNNEAILERVKVINLQCEKEESKYNIVGEIARVANGDNSQRITFERYVLAAYFDDIIKAANLRLTKMTGDRYLLKRKEEKGKGRKQEGLELEVFDNYTGKARHVKTLSGGESFKASLSLALGLADVVQSYAGGVTVDTMFVDEGFGTLDPESLDNAINCLIELQHNGRLVGIISHVPELKERIDARLEITPAKEGSKAGFKI, encoded by the coding sequence ATGAGGCCTTTAAAGTTAACAATAAGTGCATTTGGACCTTATGCATCAAAGGAAGTTATAGATTTTAATGTACTTGAAGGAAGAAATATATTCTTAATTACAGGTCCTACAGGAGCAGGGAAAACTACTATTTTTGATGCTATTAGTTATGCATTATATGGAGAAGCTAGTGGAACCAGCAGAACTATAGATAACTTAAGAAGCGACTTTGCAAATGAAGAGGATATAACCTATGTTGAACTTGAGTTTTCTTTAAGAGGGAAAAATTATTATGTTAAGAGAGTACCAGTTCAACCTAAAAAGAGAACTACATCAGCTGAACTTATTTATCCAGATGGTTCCATAGTAACAGGAGCAACTAATGTAACGAAAGAAGTAATAGAATTAATAAGAATAGATAAAAATCAATTTAGACAAATAGTAATGCTACCTCAAGGGGAATTTAGAAAATTACTAGAATCAGAATCAAAAGAAAGAGAGAAGATTTTTAGAGAGATATTTGGAACTGAGGAGTTTAATAGAATTCAATTTCTATTAAATATAAAGAAGAAAGAACTAGAAGAAGAATTAAAGGCTATAAATGAGAGAAGAGCAACTAACTTAAGAAATATAAACCCAGGCGAAGATACTTTCTTAATGGAAAAAATTAAAGAAAAAGAACTTAATGTAACTGAAGTATTAGGTTTATTAGATACTTTGTTAGATAAGGATAGAGCGGGTTTAGAGACGGTATCTCAGAATAAAAACACCATAAATGAAAAGCTTGATAACTTAAGAGAAAAATATATTAAAGCTCAAGAAGGAAATTTAAAGCTACAAGAGAAAGAAAACTTAATAAAAGAAAAAGAAGTTCTCCAAAATCAAAAAGAAGAAATAGTAAATACAGAAAAAAAAATAACCCTAGCTAAAAAGGCATTAGAAGTAAGTTTTATTGAAAAAAGTAGGAATCAAAAGAAAGAAAAATTATCTAAGTTAAGGGAAGAACTTATTTTAAATGCCAATAGAGTTAAGGATGGAGAAATAGAACTAACTAATGCAGTAAAAACCTTAGAAATAGAGGAAAAGAAAGAAGATAATAAGAAGGTATTACAAGAAAAGGCAGCTAATCTTAATTCCATTAAGGAAAAAATAGTTGCTTACGGAGAGAAAAAGAAGGAGCTTCAAAGTCTTAATATAAATTTAGTTAAAGAAAAGGAAGAAAATGAAGCATTAAAAAAGAAGATAGATTTAAATAATGCAGAAATTCTCAAAATAGATGAAGAGCTTAAAGAAACTTTAAAAGCTGAAACCTTAAAAGAAAGATTAGAAAGTAAATATAGAGAAATAAACAACTCACTAAAAGAAGTTAGAGAGTTATATTCAGCAGAAGATAAAGTAACTAAGTTATTAGAAGATCACAATAAGCTAGCTAAGGAGTATTCTAAGGTTGAGGAAGAATATAAAAAATCTAAGACTAAATATGAAATGCTAGATGAAGCATTTAAGAAGGGCCAAGCTGGTCTATTAGCTAGTGTATTAATTGAAGGAGACCCATGTCCAGTATGTGGTTCTACTGAACATCCTAAAAAAGCAATTATACATGAAGGGGTTCCATCTGAAAAGGAACTTAAAGAGTCAAAAGAAAGCCTAGAAATAATAAATAATAGATTAAAAGAAAAATTAAATGAAACAACTAGGGTATTTACTTCAATAAAAGAACAAAGAGAAAATATTGAAGGTAAAAAGCTAAATCTAAAATCTCTATTTAAAGAGGAGATGTGGAACTTAGAGGGGACAGAGGCCCTAAAAGAAATTGCTGTTATAGGTAAGGAATTAGCTAAAGACGCGAAGAATCTAGAAGATAATTTAAAAGAAATTAAGTTAAAGATTTCAAATAGAGAAAAGTTAGAAAAGGATCAAAAGATATTATCTGAAGAAGTTGAAAAGCTAAAGAAACAACAAGAGGAAAGAGAAAGTATAATATTAAATTTATTTGGAAGAATTCAAGGAGAAGAGAAATTAGTTAAATCCTTTGAAGAAGAAATTCCAGAAGAATTAAGATCCTTAGAGAGTTTAAATAAAAGTATTAATGGGCTAAATATTCAGATAGATAATATAGATAAAGAAATTAAAATAGCTAGAGAAAAGGTGACTTCCTTAAAGGCTAATTTGTCAGCTGCACATGAAGCTTTAGTACTTAAGCAAAAGGAAATAGAAGATACAGAAAAAGAATTAAAAGAAGTAATTAAGGAATTTGAAGATACCCTTAAGAAAAATAGTTTTTTATCTGAAGAGGAATATAGGGAATGCTTTATAGCAGAAGAAGTTATAAATTCACTAGAAGAAAAAGTTAAAGTATATTATCAGGACTTGAAATCTTTAAGTGATAGATTAAATAAAAGTATTGAAGAATGTAAAGACCTAAAACTTGAGGATTTAGAGGTCTTAAATGAAATTATTGAAAAAGAGAAAAAAGTACAAGAAGATATATTTAATAATGAAAAAGAATTATATACAAGAATATCAAATAATGAGGCAATATTAGAAAGAGTAAAAGTAATTAATCTACAGTGTGAAAAGGAAGAAAGTAAGTATAACATTGTAGGGGAGATAGCAAGAGTAGCAAATGGAGATAATAGCCAAAGAATAACCTTTGAGAGATATGTCCTTGCCGCATATTTTGATGACATAATAAAAGCAGCAAACTTAAGACTTACCAAAATGACGGGAGATAGATATTTACTAAAAAGAAAAGAAGAAAAGGGTAAAGGAAGAAAGCAGGAAGGCTTGGAGCTTGAAGTATTTGATAATTACACAGGAAAAGCACGTCATGTAAAGACTTTATCAGGAGGAGAAAGTTTTAAGGCTTCACTATCTTTAGCATTAGGATTAGCAGATGTAGTGCAAAGCTATGCTGGAGGGGTAACGGTAGATACCATGTTTGTAGATGAAGGCTTTGGAACATTAGATCCTGAATCACTAGATAATGCAATCAATTGTTTAATAGAACTTCAGCATAATGGAAGATTAGTAGGAATAATCTCTCACGTACCAGAACTAAAAGAGAGAATAGATGCTAGATTAGAAATAACACCTGCAAAGGAAGGTAGTAAGGCAGGCTTTAAGATTTAA
- a CDS encoding TMEM165/GDT1 family protein, producing MAEFIKALFLVVVAEMGDKTQLLAMAMASKYKVKQVMIGVLVATVFNHALAVAVGSYIGSLIPMGIIKMVAAISFLIFGLWTLRGDKIDEDDEKKRKFGPIVTVAIAFFLAEMGDKTQLMTIAIAADNSNPLVILMGTTTGMLIADGIGIIGGAWMCRHIPEIYIKWVAGVIFMFFGTLTLYNIAPAWMISPLFIILYFLVLGVFIYIFGVKLAYHGQACDIVLANENSEGEVG from the coding sequence ATGGCGGAGTTTATTAAGGCTTTGTTTTTAGTTGTAGTTGCAGAAATGGGAGATAAAACTCAATTACTTGCAATGGCTATGGCTAGCAAATACAAAGTAAAGCAAGTAATGATAGGGGTCTTAGTTGCTACTGTATTTAATCATGCCCTTGCAGTAGCAGTAGGAAGTTACATAGGTTCATTAATACCTATGGGAATAATTAAGATGGTTGCAGCTATATCATTTTTGATATTTGGTCTTTGGACATTAAGAGGAGATAAAATAGATGAAGATGATGAGAAAAAACGTAAATTTGGCCCAATTGTAACAGTTGCAATAGCATTTTTCTTAGCAGAAATGGGAGATAAGACTCAGTTAATGACAATAGCTATAGCAGCAGATAACAGCAATCCATTAGTTATATTAATGGGAACAACAACAGGTATGTTAATTGCTGATGGTATAGGTATTATAGGCGGAGCATGGATGTGCAGACACATACCTGAAATATATATAAAATGGGTTGCTGGAGTTATATTTATGTTCTTCGGTACCTTAACTTTATATAACATAGCACCTGCTTGGATGATCAGCCCACTATTTATAATTCTTTATTTCTTAGTGCTAGGAGTATTTATTTATATATTTGGAGTTAAGCTTGCATATCATGGACAAGCGTGCGATATAGTATTAGCAAATGAAAATTCAGAAGGTGAAGTAGGCTAA
- a CDS encoding DUF6199 family natural product biosynthesis protein: MIFIKIIISIILIIGIINPRLSWKISEGWKFKDVEPSTLYLIMTRVMSVVMLIVVWLAIPN; this comes from the coding sequence ATGATATTTATAAAAATTATCATTAGTATAATTTTAATTATTGGAATAATTAATCCTAGACTTTCGTGGAAGATATCTGAAGGGTGGAAGTTTAAAGATGTGGAACCAAGTACATTGTATCTTATTATGACTAGAGTTATGTCTGTAGTAATGCTGATTGTTGTATGGCTTGCAATTCCTAATTAA
- a CDS encoding sensor histidine kinase — MEKWIIVNKLIVILYIIIEHINSGKENRALVVLWLLIYCSINSCIYILKSEKYKKAFIEISMVFIIIGYIYVNPLFMVFLPINIYELLDYYVEKRIFSVAIALVPALFLDKEIISTYILILGFSFIIFTMTRSYTERLNSLESQADSMRKDMHRLTKNFNENKEYLRQSEYTFKLEERNRLSQEIHDKIGHSMTGALIQMEAAKSLIDRDKDKAKELLTNSINISKDGIEDIRITLKNLKPPKEQIGINRLKLMIDEFIEKSRIKTTLIYKGDIDKISYIQWKIIIENISEALTNSMKYSNADNILVNIEVLNKFIKAEVKDNGEGSALIKKGLGIVGMEERTATIDGKIIVDGSNGFSVTTLLPIK; from the coding sequence ATGGAGAAATGGATTATAGTTAATAAGTTAATTGTTATTTTATATATTATTATAGAACATATTAATTCAGGTAAAGAAAACAGGGCATTGGTAGTTTTATGGCTACTTATATATTGTTCAATAAATAGCTGCATATATATATTAAAATCAGAAAAATATAAAAAAGCATTTATTGAGATTTCTATGGTATTTATTATTATTGGATACATATATGTAAATCCATTATTTATGGTATTTTTACCTATAAATATATATGAGTTATTAGATTATTATGTAGAAAAAAGAATTTTCTCAGTAGCGATAGCATTAGTTCCAGCACTATTTCTAGATAAGGAAATAATATCTACCTATATCCTTATATTAGGCTTTAGTTTTATTATTTTCACCATGACAAGAAGTTACACAGAAAGATTAAATAGCTTAGAGAGTCAAGCAGATTCTATGAGGAAAGATATGCATAGACTAACAAAAAATTTTAATGAGAATAAGGAATACTTAAGGCAATCAGAGTATACTTTTAAGCTTGAGGAAAGAAACAGATTGTCTCAAGAAATACATGATAAGATAGGACATTCTATGACTGGAGCTTTAATTCAAATGGAGGCTGCAAAGTCATTAATAGATAGAGATAAGGATAAGGCAAAAGAACTATTAACTAATTCAATAAATATATCTAAAGATGGTATAGAGGATATTAGAATAACTCTTAAAAACTTGAAGCCACCAAAAGAACAGATAGGAATAAATAGACTTAAACTTATGATAGATGAATTTATTGAGAAAAGCAGAATTAAAACCACATTAATATATAAAGGAGATATTGATAAAATATCCTATATTCAGTGGAAGATAATAATTGAGAATATATCTGAAGCCCTTACTAATTCTATGAAATATTCTAATGCAGATAATATTTTAGTAAATATTGAGGTATTAAATAAATTCATAAAAGCAGAAGTTAAAGATAATGGAGAAGGATCGGCTCTAATCAAAAAGGGGCTAGGGATAGTTGGAATGGAAGAGAGAACTGCAACTATTGATGGTAAGATAATAGTTGATGGAAGTAATGGATTTTCAGTAACAACACTACTACCAATAAAATAG
- a CDS encoding response regulator transcription factor, whose translation MKIKIIIADDNSFIREGMKIILNTYEEFDVVETLNDGKEALDYCINNEVDIAILDVRMPNMNGVEATKLITEKTKTKPLILTTFDDDEYILEAIKNGAKGYLLKNNEPERIKDAIISVYNGNNVMQDVVLDKIKENLKEDKNEKEDKIDRSLFTERELDVMSLIAKGNSNKEISKTLFISEGTVANYITSILNKTSLEHRTQIAIYYLKGKLE comes from the coding sequence ATGAAAATAAAGATAATAATAGCAGATGATAATTCCTTTATAAGAGAAGGAATGAAAATAATTTTAAATACTTATGAGGAATTTGATGTAGTAGAGACGCTAAATGATGGAAAGGAAGCACTAGACTACTGCATTAATAACGAAGTGGACATTGCAATACTAGATGTTAGAATGCCTAATATGAATGGAGTAGAGGCAACAAAGCTAATTACTGAAAAGACTAAAACGAAACCTTTAATATTAACAACTTTCGATGATGATGAGTATATACTTGAAGCCATAAAAAATGGAGCTAAAGGGTATTTACTTAAAAATAATGAGCCAGAAAGAATCAAGGATGCCATAATAAGTGTTTATAATGGAAACAATGTTATGCAGGATGTAGTTCTTGATAAGATAAAAGAAAATTTAAAAGAGGATAAAAATGAAAAAGAAGATAAAATAGATAGAAGTTTGTTTACAGAAAGAGAGCTTGATGTTATGAGTTTAATTGCAAAGGGAAACTCAAACAAAGAGATATCAAAAACTTTATTTATATCAGAAGGTACAGTAGCAAACTATATAACATCTATACTTAATAAAACTTCTCTAGAACATAGAACTCAGATAGCTATATATTATTTAAAAGGTAAGCTAGAATAG